The window TGAAAAATCCCCAGCATGACGCTGGTTTGCTTAGCAATTCTGTAGAGTTTAGAGATAAAAACATACAATTTTTTGCCTCTGGAGGCACTAGAACCAGCAAATTTGACAAATTAGAAAATCATCCATTTTCTGGGTATCCATATAAGCGTGGGGTAAAAAGAGTTATTCAAGAGGAAAAAGCTGATCAAATTCACTATGAACCCCACGTTGAGGCTGGTGGTGAAGATGATTTATACGGAATATGCATTGATATAGATGAGTTTAGCAAAACAGCCACTATTGTTCCGATTACAAATAATTTTGAGGGTTATTTAGTAGCAAAAGATTCTACGCTTAAAGTAAAAGACAAACTTGTTTTTAATAAAGACGGTGCTCTTGAAAAGGTGACTGGAGCACCACCAAATAAGGCAACTATTAATGCAATAGCGTTGTCTGATGCAAAACAAATTAGTAACGATGTTTATTTAATAAAAGTAGCAGTATTTGGAAATAAAGCTGTAAGTAAAAATTAATGATATTTGGGAGGATTTAATATGGAATTATTTGATGAAAATTATTATGCAAAAGCTGTGGCAAATATTATAGGAGAAGTTAAAGATCCTATAATGTATAAATGGTTTTCGCCTGATCAAATTGAAGATGTTGATCTTCAGATGGGCTACCAAAGAACTGTAAAGTGGGATGCGTTTTTAAATGCTAATCCTACAACGATTGCTAATGAGGTTAATACTATTTCAACTATTGGATTTAGTTCTGAAGTGGTAAGACTTAATTACTTAAAATTACAGTACAAATTTAGGCACTTAAAGCAGGCGTCTGAAAAATTTTACACTTCAGACTCATATCTTGGTGACATTAATAACAATTTACTTCCTTTCTCTCAAGCCTATAAGCTTGCAAGTAGCGAGATTATTAAACTTATTAATCACTTTGTACTAACAGGCACTGTTTCAATTCAAAAAGATGGAAAAAATCAAAAACGTCTACTTCCCAATATGTATGGACTTCTTAATATGCCACATCAAGTAAAAGAAGAAGTTGCTAGTGGTGATAAAGATAAAATGGATAAAATATTTGAAAAAATTGAGGCGGGACTTTCAAAGTTAGAGCTAGGAGACGAATTTTCTACACCTATGATGGTAATAGTTGACCCTACAACTTCGCTCAAACTCGTAAAGCCATACGCAGCAGCACAGGGTGCAGCAAGTAGCTGCGAAAAATGGGAGGATGTTTTGATTCAAACTATCAAGGCTATTAATAATAGAGAAGATGTCTACATTGAAACTTCAAACTTGCTAAAACATCAAATACTTATTTACCCATTAAACCCAGAGCTTATTAAGTTTAAACCTAGCAAGTATATGTTACCTACACCAAATGAACAAGTGGATAAAGATTCAACTGATATTGCTCATTCATACATTGATTTTGTTTTAGGAGGGTTACTTGCTACTAGAAAAACTATTTTGCAAGTACATATTAAACAAAGTTAAAAACATAAGGTAAATCGAGGTGAGCGAACAAAAAAACTTACAAACACAAGTTGAGGCTGAAGAAGAACTTTTGGTAACAAAACTTTATTCTGAAGTGTTATTGTTACTAGGAATAGACAAACTTGCATTAAGCAGACAAAATTTTCTACTTCATTTATCTTTACTTCAAGCTATTCTAGTAACACGTGGTATTGATGCTAGTTCACTTACATATGAACAAATATTTTTACTTACCTTTTACCATATGGGTTGTCAATTAAGAAAACAGGGAGTTGTTCGAGAATTTGAATTTGATAGGATCAAAAAAGAGAAATTCAATGAACTTGAACTTGATTATTATCCTAGTAGCAGTGGAGGCGAAGAAGGCGGCGAGGGGGGTTGTGGCTCAAACAAGAATTTTTGTTCACAACTTGATGCATTTTTAGAAAAACTAAAAAGAGAAACTTCAACGCCATCTTGTGTGGGGGTTGTCTAATGAATGGTGTTAGAAAAAGACTTTCAGATATGTCTTTCCGCATGATCAACGTATTTAAGGATCCTCAACCTTTAAGGTTTTATAAAGGCACTGTTGTTAAACTTGAAAACGATTCTTCTTATCAGAGAGTTTTTGATAAAAATAAGTACACTGAATTTGCAGGAGTTATTATTGACATAAGGCCACAAGAACTTGCAGTGCTTTATGACTCTGATATGTCTGATATTCAAGGATATTCCAAACTTTACACATATCAAGACCTTAACTATGAACTAAAAGACCGCATATCAATTTCGGATTTAATTTACTTTGAAATATTTAGTATTGACTCTTCAATCGGATATTTTACTTTGGTTTTAAAGGAGTTTATATGGACAAACTAGAGTTTAAAATGGAATTGGAAATTGGGTGGTTTGGTGGTCGTGCAGGGATTGCTAGAATGCATGAAAAAGGGGGTAGCAATTTACCAGCAAGAAAACATTTAACCAAAATTGCTGGTAGTTCTGAATTTAGAGAATATATCAATAATAGTTATATAAATTCTAAGTTTAATCTTGACCCCAAATCGGGAATGGAGGCTATTGGACAAGCTTTTATAAGGTACTATGGAAATTATCTATTATCAGCACAAGTCTCTCCAGCCTTAAAGGCTAATACAATCAAAAGTAAGTTTAAAAAGGGTAGTAACACCGCAGCAATTCCACTTGTTGATACAGCCAAAATGTTATCCGAGATTACTTATAAGGTAACACTTGAATGATTTTTACTTTAGATATGGTTTTAAACCATTTAACTCAAATATTCAAAGGGTTTAAGGCGTATGCAACTGAAAATAATTTTGAGTGCGATATCATAAATACTTACAATCACCCGTACCTTTCAAAAATCACAGCTGCTAGCTCAAATATAATAGCATTGAAATTTGATGGTACAGAAAATCTATTTGATCATAATTCTAGAGCCGGTGCATTTTATGAAAATGCTTTGGAATTCAGTTTAAATTTTCAAATATATATTATTGCTATAGTGTTAAACGCTCAAGATTTTGACGCTAATTCACGTATGTTAATGCTTTATGGTATGCTTAGCAATTTTCTACACAATAAAGCCCATAAGTATACTTTAGAAAGTCAATCCCAACCCGAATATATTAGTAAAGTTAACTTTTACATTTATCCAATATCTAATATGCAAACAGTTGGGCTTATTAATTTAGGCACAAAATATAGCAACCATGCATACAGTGCATCTATAGCATTTAATGCTAGTGTAAAAGCAATTGAAATTTTAAAGGAGGAATACAAAATTGCCGCAAGATACAATTAGTGTAAGTTTGCTTGACTCTAGAATTCAAGCTAGTAGGCCCAATTATTATAATCCACTTTTGGTTTACAAAACAGCCAAAATTAAAGTTAATAAAGATGCTGCTAACTATAAAATATTGAATTTAACCGTTAATAACTATGAAAAACAAATTGAAACTTTAGAAAAAGATAATGGGAATGGACAAGATCAGTTTGGAAAAGAAAAAACACTGCTTAAAACCGCAATGTCGAATTTTTTCAATTCAAGTGAAGAATCATTAAAATCAGCCGATCTTTTTATTTATAAGGATAAACCCGAAGAGTTAAAAAAATATCTTAAAGTACATAGACACACTTTTGTTGTACTTATTAATACTGAGGGTGATAATTCCGATGATGGACTTAAGATTTATAAAGATGATTATGATAAGTTTAAAACACCTTCAATTTTTTTTGTATTCTCAACTAAAGAACAAGAAATAAAAGAACTATTTAAAGATAAAGGCAATACTGAAAAAGAAAGAAATATTGCTGTTTACAGCAATAATAAAGACAATTTACACCTCAAATTTATAAGTCAATATTTACATCAAGCTAGTATTTTTCATGCTGTAAATCCTTATGGCATGCCGCTGGCTGCTACACCACTTGTTGATGATACTGTAATTGGAAAGTTGAGAACTGCAAAAATCAACTTTTATTCACTTCTTAATGAAACTGGGCTTGATGGTGTACCCGCATTTAAAGAAGGTGTTGACCTAGCTGGAGGTGCAATAGACGAACAATTTACATACCACTATATAAAAAATGAAGCGATTATTGAGCTTATTAGAATTTGGAACAAAAACAATAGACAAAATAGCAAATTATCTGCACTACAACTTAGTGGAGCTAGAGACAATGCATATACTTCAGCAATTGAATGTTTACTGAAAAGGTTTGTGGATAGAGGACTGATAATAGAGTATAAAAATTTAAGGCTTACTCTTTCTCCTACGCCACAACTTAAATTAGAACTTAGCGTGAATATTACTTATAACTTTAGCATTAATGCTGTTGCTTTAGTAATTACTACTCAAGATATAGTTGATTATCAAAACAGCTTAAGTGCTTAAAAGGGGGGCTAAAAATGCAATTTTATGATTTAAGAGAAGTTTATTTTTCAATTGGTGGTACGCAGTTACATAGTGGCAAGCTAGAGCTTACAAGCGAACCTACAACAAGAGCAGTGATTAGTAGTGAAGATAAAGGTATGCCTGTAATAAGCTTAAGAGATCCCAAAACAATAACTTATGTTTTCAACATTGAAGTGACACTAGGTAGTCATGACTACATTTTGTTAACTGAACTTTCTGATGAACAGTTTTACAACATGGATGTGAGAAAAGAGGATAAAATGCTTGATTTAGCATTCAATGATAGAATTGCTACCAAAATTATTTCTAACTATGCAATTTTTACTGAAGAGCCTTCAAGAAGTTATTCTGCTGAGGCCGAAAAAGTATCTTTTGAAATTAGGGCTATTAATTGCCAAAAATCTAAACCAAACAACTCTTAAAAGGAGATTCTTATTATGATAATGAGATAT of the Borreliella burgdorferi B31 genome contains:
- a CDS encoding DUF228 domain-containing protein, coding for MADTTQLVKDYQEKRSKLEKFMKNPQHDAGLLSNSVEFRDKNIQFFASGGTRTSKFDKLENHPFSGYPYKRGVKRVIQEEKADQIHYEPHVEAGGEDDLYGICIDIDEFSKTATIVPITNNFEGYLVAKDSTLKVKDKLVFNKDGALEKVTGAPPNKATINAIALSDAKQISNDVYLIKVAVFGNKAVSKN
- a CDS encoding DUF3890 domain-containing protein, which encodes MSEQKNLQTQVEAEEELLVTKLYSEVLLLLGIDKLALSRQNFLLHLSLLQAILVTRGIDASSLTYEQIFLLTFYHMGCQLRKQGVVREFEFDRIKKEKFNELELDYYPSSSGGEEGGEGGCGSNKNFCSQLDAFLEKLKRETSTPSCVGVV
- a CDS encoding DUF1506 family protein produces the protein MNGVRKRLSDMSFRMINVFKDPQPLRFYKGTVVKLENDSSYQRVFDKNKYTEFAGVIIDIRPQELAVLYDSDMSDIQGYSKLYTYQDLNYELKDRISISDLIYFEIFSIDSSIGYFTLVLKEFIWTN
- a CDS encoding DUF764 family protein, producing the protein MIFTLDMVLNHLTQIFKGFKAYATENNFECDIINTYNHPYLSKITAASSNIIALKFDGTENLFDHNSRAGAFYENALEFSLNFQIYIIAIVLNAQDFDANSRMLMLYGMLSNFLHNKAHKYTLESQSQPEYISKVNFYIYPISNMQTVGLINLGTKYSNHAYSASIAFNASVKAIEILKEEYKIAARYN
- a CDS encoding DUF787 family protein, with the protein product MPQDTISVSLLDSRIQASRPNYYNPLLVYKTAKIKVNKDAANYKILNLTVNNYEKQIETLEKDNGNGQDQFGKEKTLLKTAMSNFFNSSEESLKSADLFIYKDKPEELKKYLKVHRHTFVVLINTEGDNSDDGLKIYKDDYDKFKTPSIFFVFSTKEQEIKELFKDKGNTEKERNIAVYSNNKDNLHLKFISQYLHQASIFHAVNPYGMPLAATPLVDDTVIGKLRTAKINFYSLLNETGLDGVPAFKEGVDLAGGAIDEQFTYHYIKNEAIIELIRIWNKNNRQNSKLSALQLSGARDNAYTSAIECLLKRFVDRGLIIEYKNLRLTLSPTPQLKLELSVNITYNFSINAVALVITTQDIVDYQNSLSA
- a CDS encoding DUF1463 domain-containing protein; the encoded protein is MQFYDLREVYFSIGGTQLHSGKLELTSEPTTRAVISSEDKGMPVISLRDPKTITYVFNIEVTLGSHDYILLTELSDEQFYNMDVRKEDKMLDLAFNDRIATKIISNYAIFTEEPSRSYSAEAEKVSFEIRAINCQKSKPNNS